Part of the Lytechinus variegatus isolate NC3 chromosome 16, Lvar_3.0, whole genome shotgun sequence genome, CTTCAAAAATCTATCCAATCTTAACATTTTACGTTTAGATGATTGCAAGATCCATGAGCTGAATATTGGTGTTTTGGATGATCTTAGAAACTTGTCCCAATTAGATTTAGCGAATAAcctatttgtttttcttcctcgAGGTGTATTTGACAAGATTAAAAACTTGAAGGAACTGATACTTGATGGGAATCAATTATCATATCTTGATTCAAATCTCTTCAAGTTCAACATGGATCTTACTTATTTAGACATTTCCAATAATAATCTAGCGGGCTTGAACAAGAGCACGTTTGAATCCTTGGACAGACTTCGTGTCCTTGATCTGGCGTATAACCCTTTGGTCTGCAACTGTGATCTTAAATGGCTACACAGTTGGTTGAAAGGATCAGTAGAGATTGTAAATTCATTGGATACCACCTGTCTCTATACTCCGGCCACCCTGGCGCCCTTCGGGGGGAAGCAACTGATCACCTTTGATCCAAGTAAAGATTGCGCTGTGAACATCGCGCTATACTGTGGCCTTTCCGTAGTTGTTGTGATGCTTCTCCTAATATTAGGTTTGGCATACTATCATCGATGGTGGATTGGGTATCAGTTATTCCTCTTCAAGCTCTGCTTCATCGGTTACAATGAAATCCGTGAGGACGTCCCTCGAGGAAACTTCCTGTACGACATCGCCATAATGCTTCACGAAGACGACGAGGAATGGGTCGATGAACACCTTCGGCCAGCTCTCGCTGAAAGACTCCCGGATTACGACCGCATCGTTTGCGGTGATAACGAGCTCATGATTGGTATGCACTACCTCGACGCTGTCCACTATGTCGTCGAAAAGAGCTTTAAAACTATATTCGTCATTAGTCGTGCTGCTTTGCGGGACCAGTGGTATCTTCTGAAGTTCCGGACAGCTCTTGAGTACATCAACGACGTTGCAACGGAGAAGATGACTCTTCTCTTTGTTGAAGACATTGGTCATGAAGAACTTCCTTTCCTGATTCGTTTATTCTTGAGCGATCATCGACCGTATCTCGTCTGGTCTGATAACGAAAGGGGTCAGCATTATTTGTGGGAAGAATTGGTGAAAGTCGTCACGGTCAACCTTAGATGCAACAATCTGGTACCTCCGTGATACTGGTAACTGAATACGAACAGGGTATCTGAAGCATTCAATGAATGGATCGGCCCTGATGCGATTACCATTGTCATAATGATGAATTACAGCGAAAGCGCAATTGTACACCCACACCCACATAGTCACCCTCATAATtactcacacacatacacacacacacacacacacacacacaccagtGATCATCCAAACGTTGTTGTTTAGTAGGTCCATGTCCAAACATTGCAAGGAAAATAAATGTCAGCCCGATATTATGGTTGTTTTAGTGTCTAGGAAAGTTTGGGGCTTTACGGGTTTGTATTTATGCGGAtgtggagtgtgtgtgtgtgcgtgtgcaaGGTGGAGAAAGGGGTACGTACCGCTTGGTAAATCTTCTACGAACTCTCTTTTCTGTTACTGTTGAAGTGTCACCCCCGTATAGAACTCCGCTTTAGGCTTTCTCTCGTATTTTGCCTCCGATCCTCTCTCCCCATCTCGCCTACCTCGAACATTCTCTTGCTCTCTTTTAATCAAAGCGCCATGTTTCACATATGCTGAAATGGAAACTAATTAGACCGATGCTCACGTGTCATGGCGGTGAAgattcacacaaaaaaattccCTTCCAGAGCTTATGAATGAAATTTGATTATCCTCTTGGCAGCTTATTTGATTTTCGTTATCAGACACTCGACAGACAAAACTCCGCCGTTTCCGGGTTACCCACGCGCTCTAAAATCTATctttttgaaattgaattcaaaaCACAGAATTTAATGTCCGGGTGGGCTCTGacttaatacaaatataactcccttctttattgtaaaaagaaaGTCGTGATGAAATGCCTGACCTAGGCAACAAAACTATGTTCGGCATGTTTCCTGATGTCGGTTAATGGCAGAAGTTGtccaaaaatataataaagataaAACCCAAGAGATAGGAAAGCAATTGACAGCGAGGTCTTGAATTTTCATGCCCCTACTATTGTTGTGAAATGCGATATAATTTTTAGTAGACGTGTATATGCGTCTGTCCTTACGTCTTTACAAAATGTTTAGAGTAAATTTAATTTCCTGACAGATGGTCTTAATATCAATTAAAGGGTTATCCTGGCAAATAGTTTGTAGTAaaatatcaacataaaaaatatattacagagggtttaaaaaaaaatccatcaaagaatacaaaagttgatagaattttgattatttgatttgtgacgtcatatgcgagcaccATTCCTACATATCgtatatggtaaaaaaatcaatgaaatttcttgtctcagaaaattgaaaatgttttttaccGTACCtatcaatagacaaatattTTTACGTCCattcctaaaaacaaaacaaaagtaagTCATCGCGAACCATTAGAAGaatgaattttattcattttatattgtgtAACATAATGGGTAGCTGCTCgttcatgacgtcacaaatcccaaacttAAAATTATGATAACCTTCTAAGTTTTTAATGGAtattcctcaaaccttcaccaatatttttaaaattattttcctgctatttttttcaactaaaCGGGCGTCGGAAGTTCCGATATTCAGTCTTTCTATACTGGCGGATATGAAAGACGTAAATGAAAGGGCAAGCAAGTGAATTTATGAGTTTATTTATATTTGGAAAAATAGAGATATTCGTAAATCTGCTTTGTTTAAAGAAAACTGAGAACGATTAAGTATAAAAATGCAAAGGAAATGCATGTACAATTTAtgaacaagcaaataaaaaggATTGTGTATGTGATATCTTTATACTACTTTGTAGACATTGAAAATTTGCACATTCACTTTCACGACATTTATATAGAAACGTTATGTGTAAATTTGAACTTGTAAaaattaggttttttttttgcattcaaaACGATTGAAAATGCATATGCTGGTAAACCTCGTGTTAAAGGGTTGTTTGTAAGAttgattatattgttttatgcaacaggccataCGTTTGATCAAAAGGTTTCGGGATGTACCGGCCATGTAGTAAAGTGATATGATTGTGTTATAATATAGATATTGCATGATTTCATAGCGATTGAATGTCCACGTTCGCGAACTTAACCACAGTGTTACACGCGTAAAATGAAGTTTACTGTATAAATGAAGGTGTTTATATTTCAATCTTGTCGTTGCTTTAACCATAGAGCTATGCTTTAACTGTTTGGCAATggtgtttttatatattttttttacatcggTATGCTCGTTTTACGGTATATTTCGTTTGTCGagcaaaaattgaattttgctAAAAACCAGTTCTAACTCTAATATTCCTAATTATTTCCCGTATCAGACATTTGAGCTgcatcatttacaaaaccgaATATATTGCACaagattttctgaatatcgggaaaggatatgtatattgtttgtattttctcgGTTTCTGTGCGTGTATtgactttgcatgcagagacgactcAACATATACCTCTggattttccctggtctcacatttGAGGATTCGAATAATGATCCGCGCACCACTATTTTAATACGTCAtgataaagacaacgctggatccagGCGCTTACAAGTACGTCATCATAATAAAGTGAGAGACTAGAACCTGTGTTAACATGACATAATagaacttttttaaagaaatatcacaattatcgtgatttttttctctagatatctgatttggatgataataaagatattgactggctcttctttcggggaacatcaaatatattgcccttaacaGATctatattgccctcgtctaaagactcgggcaaTATTATTCTTTTGCTGACATTTCCAtgtatttgatgttcccctcaagccagtcaatattacaTGTTTATAAATATTCAATCGGCATCATTATCTCCATTTTTATGGTGCTGGTAAGGACAGCATGTACAGCGACAAACTTAACAGGGGCAGCGTCAGGGGACTGgtatagtgggggggggggggggggcgacctgATAATTTCCTCAGATAAATTACAGACGTAAGAATTACACGATTTACTTatacctagtctgcaggcacaaaccctgattgaaactttgatctaCAAGTGAGTGTCGATCCAtacaaagactagcacataaaaATGGAACTTAAAAAAGCATAAAACTTGCTGGCCTttcactctaaattacagggatttaaaataagtccagctggactgtagttagggaccaatcaatttctggatttagttttagtcttaaagacttaaatttaaatctcaaatgatttaaatttaaaactttcgagattgaaaaatgaatcttatggattcaaactaaatccggaattcgattggtccctaactacagtccatgtggacttgatttaaatccctgtaatttagagtgttaGTGTACACGAAGTATCATAGGCTTCACATTCAGACTCCTTACTCAAACGAAAGGTTTGCACATCTCTTTGCTATACTCCTCTTCAagtatttcttctttttatcccCCCTCCTTCCTCCCTTTTCTGCTCCCCTACCTCGATTTTCTCTTTACCCGTTCAAATTAGCATGTCAAAGTATCCTTGGTGCCTGAATGAATAGGGTCTTAATTAATGCAGATTTAATTGAGTCCCATCGGTCGTTAAGAAATTACTAATTAAACGGATCTTATATAACGGAGTTGGTATATATGGCGGTCATCGAAGGGGTATAGTCTGTGTTTTCTGTGCGTAATGAATGACATAAAACTCGAAATGGCACTAGATATATCAATCGTTGCTCAGAGATAGGTATAGGCACTCTTGATCTCAGTATAAAAAGGAGTTGTGGTTGAAAATAAACTTCTACGCTGTGCccatcattttcttcatctaTTTTATTCTTCTGCTTTTTATAATCTATTCATTTAAATAActaaatattcaatttcaagATCAAATAACGTCACCCAAAATTTCGCATTTGGGGTTAAGGTCTAAAGTTCGTTATTTTCTATGTTTAAATAAATTGTAACTTCCTTGTCTCCAATGAATGTGCTTGTTTTTGTTAtacaacaaatattttcatacacTTGTTACACAGTAAATATgctgtttaatttttttatacaacgctgtttactatatgaaccttacagtaattgttttaacagtttaaacaagtgtttaaatcttaaacaacaaagtttaattttgaatatctaatcttcaataaattaagcatgattgtttaaactgttaaacaactactgtaaggttcatatagtaaacagcgttgtaaaaaaatcttaaacagtgtttttactgtgtatcaACACCATTCCCACTTTCATATAGTTTGTCATTTTATTGTCTCATATTGAACAAGCCTTGTATATTTTAAGTCTGAATGATTAGAcaaccatatattttttaatttcactatttcttttttatcgtTGTTTCGTTTCAGCCTCCTGTGTTTACTGTCACATGATTActttacattttatttgaattctgTCACACGTACGGGGATCTCTTAAAAAACAAGCGTTTCTGTGTATAATGGAGAAAaaacaagtataaaaaaaacaagaataagtgaatgaatgattgagtgagtgatgtAATTAATAATTGAATACATATATAGATGAATAAACATGGAGGTAACTAAATAAGTAAAGCTATTATGCTCATTTCATTATctatatttgaatttaattagTTTTATGATTGTGTTGACTATGCCTTTGAGTTCTAAactatatgagaaaaaaaattcaataacagATATGGAATGATTATATCCTATCGTGCAGCGACCTTTACAAGATATTTTCATAGTTCATCCTACCTTGGAGTTCTAATCCAATTCACACATCAATTCGCTGACCCAAAGGTCTGCGGTTCCGACCAGCTTTCAGGTGGATCAGCGCACATCAAAGGCACTAGTACCGCTAATTATGAACATAGCAAGGTCGATATATAGGGATAAATGCTTTATTATGTTTATTGGAGAGGAGTTTAACGGAGAGACAGTGTAAgtaagatggggggggggggttgagtaAGCAAACGTGTACATGGATAAGAATGATGGAAGAAAtggaaatagggggggggggggacgagaGCGGGGCTGTAAGGGGTGGGGTCGAGTAAGCAAGTCGCTTACATAATACGTATACACGGATGATGAATTAAAGCAGAGAGATTTGTCCTGGTAGACCTTTGAATAAACCTGAGAAGATTTATACAGGCAGCACCGCAATTTTTATGACAAACATTATTTGCATCTAAAAATTCACTTTCGCACTGGTGATGGAGAAATATAATTATGCTCCACAGGAGCTACATGATTTGCAGAAAGAAGTCTTCACTTTATTGGAGAGtgattttttcttaaattcCAGCCGAAATGTGTTAAATCGCAAAGTCGCTCGTTTATACGTTGCGCTAAGAAATCTGGGATCTGCATGCTCTTGAGTTTGATCATTATAACTTCCTCGTATTGATCATCATATGCACTCTGAGATGGTACTGTATCACTCTCTTCCAACGCTGTGGTGGATACATCTGATAAACTTCTTCAACAACCGACTGCGAACTGTCGCCACTTCTACTGCCAGCAAGGCCCAGTGGCATCGCACGCACATCGTCCGCTTCTCCGCCCCCAGGTGCGCGACCGTTTAAACTATGCCGCCACTGCCTCATTAATGTTCCACCATCTCTCAACAATATATCCACTCCTTACCAagcacattttcttttctcatcaGAAGCTACGTTTGAACCGCATGCTTTCATTCGATTGAAAAGAAAACGTTTATCTCCGGATTTACAACAAATGTCGTTTTGACTATTCTTATGATTTTATCAACCTAGAAATTATACTTCGgtagaaaggagagagagggagattcCGCCCTCTGTCGGGTCACGACACTTTCGTCGGGAAGCTGTCAGAAAGCCGGCTGTTCATACATCGTCAGGGCTCCTACCAATCGCATCCACCTTGTTGACATCTCCTTGCCTGAACATAATATCTGGGTTGGAAGGGGGTGAGAATTGGAAACTATTTCGTTGTTGTGTTTTTGGTGCGATACGAGACCTAGGGATTCGCTTCCCTGATACCACTTACTCCTGAAAAGCAGTTGTAACACGTCGTCGGTCATTTTCGGTGGTGAATCTCTTTCTTGGATCATTATAGGACTTAGAATTGGTATTCAGCTAGAGGATATTGTCCCGCGGAGGCTTCTATGATCGAGCTGGttagttctattttttttcttatattcaaaTGCGATTATGTAATATGTTGCAAGGGTTAacgcgattttttttaaaatttacttgAACTTGTCCGCCACATTCTGTATGGATGGTATTGTTCGAGTGTTTTAACATTCAACGAATAATACTCACTTTGGAGCAGCAAAGTAAAAACGAGGTAAGAACTGGAATCTCCCTCATCTTTCgtgagtttaaaaaaaatatagtgaaAGGCCTATAGGTCCTACATGTAATGCAGAGGTGAGGTGAGTTTACCACAACTCATTCCATTGTCTCCTTCAGAATATGTTGTCTACTAATGTAATTACTCGGACTATAGACCCTAATATTTGTCTAACTTCATTGAACTGTATTTACAGGGGCAGAAAGTATGCATTTTGTGACCGTATATGTATTCCAACATTGTTTCGTTCAACAAGGAAATGTTAAGCTGGTTGTTTAAgtgtaatgatgataaaaaggggaaaatatttTCCTGTGTTACACTTATACAACGAAAGTTATTCTTACATGTTGCATTTGCTGTCAGTGACGATTAGACAAAGATGAAATTCGTGATTAAGGAATcgccaaaaaatattttcattaacatcGGTCCATTTTTACGGGCGTAATCCTTGACAGGACGGATTTTTCCCCTTcgtaatgaaatatttcttcATGTTTCATATCTCTCCTCTTTCACCCCTATGAATACAGCTGATAAGTGGTATTCCTCGTCAACCTGCGAAAACAGGTGTAAGGCTGGATAATTTCTCACATCGTTTTCTTCAATCCATTGTAGTCTGCTCCAATCgttgaaatttttattttctctgcaACAGTTAGACTGACACGTACATGATTATTTAAACTGTAAGATAataatacactgcaaaaactctggtgttgatttaaaaccagcccggaatctgtgtatgtccacaccagagaagtgttaaacaacaccaatttCGTTtgggtctaacaccagataggtgtttatacaacaccaactAGTATCCAAACAGCACCGGTtcgattccaaactggtgttgtttcaatacttctctggtgtggacatatatagattccgggctgtgTACATCAAcatcggagtttttgcagtgtagcctagagagagagagagagagagagagaggggggggggtgttacacccacaaatgtaataatcgcccacaaatgtaataacgcccacaaatgtaataacactttacccacaaatgtaataacgcccacaaatgtaataacactttacccacaaatgtaataatttcacccacaaatgtaataatgcactttacccacaaatgtaataatttttgatcgcccacaaatgtaataatgactttacccacaaatgtaataaatttgaagggatttttggcaaatccgttctgaactaaaatcgtatagtaatgcgttcatttagcacaaaagtgcaaagtctcttttcctgacccggtcaattaccaaattataatataaatccaaagtctttattccagacccggttgtttcaaaaataataatatgagtccaaagtctttattccagacccggttgtttcaaaaataataatatgagcccaaagtcttttctccagacccggttgtttcaaaaattataatataaatccaaagtctttttccagaatcgag contains:
- the LOC121429407 gene encoding slit homolog 1 protein-like: MVALTKLSLEENNINVINSQNESWDLSLTHLNIARNQFREINSSAFQGLHTLQFLDLSGNIELRVIDENTFANVPFLKMLDLSGTSITDLHAIHHLPFLTSLILQSAYCPSHLIQPGNLGNETPSLAELNLVDAELFTSKLWDPNSKTSSFLGLYRLSRLELSKNALFPLPVGLFKNLSNLNILRLDDCKIHELNIGVLDDLRNLSQLDLANNLFVFLPRGVFDKIKNLKELILDGNQLSYLDSNLFKFNMDLTYLDISNNNLAGLNKSTFESLDRLRVLDLAYNPLVCNCDLKWLHSWLKGSVEIVNSLDTTCLYTPATLAPFGGKQLITFDPSKDCAVNIALYCGLSVVVVMLLLILGLAYYHRWWIGYQLFLFKLCFIGYNEIREDVPRGNFLYDIAIMLHEDDEEWVDEHLRPALAERLPDYDRIVCGDNELMIGMHYLDAVHYVVEKSFKTIFVISRAALRDQWYLLKFRTALEYINDVATEKMTLLFVEDIGHEELPFLIRLFLSDHRPYLVWSDNERGQHYLWEELVKVVTVNLRCNNLVPP